A region of Leifsonia xyli DNA encodes the following proteins:
- a CDS encoding 23S rRNA methyltransferase gives MPQNDEGDLAQHEVELDITNVAHGGVFVARHEGRVVFVPDTMPGERVRVRIGDTRHESFWRGEVVEVLKAAPERQPHVWAAAAIERPPAQRAGGAEFGHIRLEHQRELKRRVIEDALTRTAKLSPEAVAMAGVGGGRVTVEPVAGETDDGTGWRTRVRLQVDRTGRLGPFAPRSHTVIPVDDLPLATALVQEATPFGQLFPGAESVDVVATGLGTSHVLVNDAPERPSGNRNAAGNRAGRGRNRAGARPQRPRSRPQPVPIRERVGDREFRLDARGFWQVHRAAAQTLTEAVQSAVDEALFDPRAANLDLYGGVGLLAAALGDRFGSTLRITSVESSEAATDDAAENLADWVGASAITDRVERYITRVAADASAAERARLRAATVVLDPPRSGAGREVVDAISSLTPAQVVYVACDPVALARDLAFFARHGYELRGMRAFDLFPNTHHVEAVATLTR, from the coding sequence ATGCCCCAGAACGATGAGGGAGACCTCGCGCAGCACGAGGTCGAGCTCGACATTACCAACGTCGCCCACGGCGGCGTGTTCGTCGCCCGGCACGAAGGACGCGTGGTCTTCGTCCCCGACACGATGCCGGGGGAGCGGGTGCGCGTGCGCATCGGCGACACCCGGCACGAGAGCTTCTGGCGCGGCGAGGTGGTGGAGGTGCTGAAGGCCGCGCCCGAGCGGCAGCCGCACGTGTGGGCGGCCGCGGCGATCGAGCGTCCGCCGGCGCAGCGCGCGGGCGGCGCGGAGTTCGGCCACATCCGTCTGGAGCACCAGCGCGAGTTGAAGCGCCGCGTGATCGAGGATGCGCTCACCCGTACTGCGAAGCTGTCGCCCGAGGCCGTCGCCATGGCCGGCGTGGGCGGCGGCCGCGTCACCGTCGAGCCGGTCGCCGGCGAGACGGACGACGGCACGGGATGGCGCACCCGCGTCCGCCTCCAGGTCGACCGCACGGGCCGTCTCGGTCCGTTCGCGCCGCGCTCGCACACGGTCATCCCGGTGGACGACCTCCCGCTCGCGACCGCGCTCGTGCAGGAGGCGACGCCGTTCGGGCAGCTCTTTCCCGGCGCGGAGTCGGTGGATGTCGTCGCGACGGGGCTCGGCACCTCCCACGTCCTCGTCAACGACGCGCCGGAGCGTCCGAGCGGAAACCGCAACGCGGCGGGGAACCGCGCCGGCCGCGGCCGCAACCGTGCCGGGGCGCGGCCGCAGCGTCCGCGCTCCCGGCCTCAGCCGGTCCCCATCCGCGAGAGGGTCGGCGATCGCGAGTTCCGGCTCGACGCCCGCGGCTTCTGGCAGGTCCACCGCGCCGCCGCGCAGACTCTCACCGAGGCCGTGCAGTCCGCCGTCGACGAAGCGCTGTTCGACCCGCGTGCCGCCAACCTCGACCTGTACGGCGGCGTCGGGCTGCTCGCCGCCGCGCTCGGGGACAGGTTCGGCTCGACCCTGCGGATCACCTCCGTCGAGAGCAGCGAAGCGGCCACCGACGACGCGGCGGAGAACCTCGCCGACTGGGTCGGCGCCTCGGCGATCACGGACCGGGTGGAGCGGTACATCACCCGCGTCGCCGCGGACGCGTCCGCCGCGGAGCGCGCACGGCTGCGGGCGGCGACCGTCGTGCTCGACCCGCCGCGCTCCGGCGCCGGCCGCGAGGTCGTCGACGCGATCTCGTCGCTGACCCCGGCGCAGGTCGTCTACGTCGCCTGCGACCCGGTCGCACTGGCGCGCGACCTCGCGTTCTTCGCCCGGCACGGCTATGAGCTGCGCGGGATGCGTGCGTTCGACCTGTTCCCCAACACGCACCACGTCGAGGCGGTCGCCACGCTGACGCGCTGA
- a CDS encoding acetyl-/propionyl-CoA carboxylase subunit alpha: MPRITKVLIANRGEIAVRVIRAAKDSGIASVAVYADQDRDAVHVRLADEAYALDGTTSADTYLVIDKLLSVARRSGADAVHPGYGFLAENADFARAVIAAGLTWIGPSPEAIERLGDKVSARHVAEKVGAPLAPGTLNPVADASEVLDFVDVYGLPVAIKAAFGGGGRGLKVARTREEVPELFESATREAIAAFGRGECFVEKYLDQPRHVETQCLADAYGNVVVVSTRDCSLQRRHQKLVEEAPAPFLTPEQMEKLYSSSKAILKEVGYQGAGTCEFLIGKDGTVSFLEVNTRLQVEHPVSEEVTGIDLVREQFRLAEGGELDYDDPAPRGHSFEFRINGEDAGRNFIPSPGPVHVFKAPGGPGVRVDSGIQAGDVISGAFDSMLAKLIVTGSSREEALERSRRALEEFEVAGLPTVLPFHRAIVRDPAFAPQDGEPFSVYTRWIETEWVNDIEPWSGELGDQAAAERRSNVVVEVEGKRIEVSLPARLLSGGGSAGAAAAAAPAPRRRGAAHSVETATGDSVTAPMQATVVKVAVADGDPVVKGDLVLVLEAMKMEQPLTAHKDGTVSGINAAVGETVSSGHLLLNIV; this comes from the coding sequence GTGCCACGTATCACCAAGGTTTTGATCGCCAACCGCGGCGAGATCGCCGTCCGTGTCATCCGTGCGGCGAAGGACAGCGGTATCGCGTCCGTCGCGGTGTACGCGGACCAGGATCGCGACGCCGTCCACGTCCGCCTCGCCGACGAGGCGTACGCCCTCGACGGGACCACCAGCGCCGACACCTACCTGGTGATCGACAAGCTGCTGTCGGTCGCCCGCCGCTCGGGCGCCGACGCGGTCCACCCGGGCTACGGCTTCCTCGCCGAGAACGCCGATTTCGCCCGCGCCGTGATCGCCGCCGGCCTCACCTGGATCGGCCCGTCGCCGGAGGCCATCGAGCGCCTGGGTGACAAGGTCTCGGCGCGTCATGTCGCCGAGAAGGTGGGCGCCCCGCTCGCCCCGGGAACCCTGAACCCGGTCGCCGACGCGTCCGAGGTGCTCGACTTCGTCGACGTGTACGGCCTCCCCGTCGCCATCAAGGCGGCCTTCGGCGGCGGCGGTCGCGGCCTCAAGGTCGCCCGCACCCGCGAAGAGGTGCCCGAGCTCTTCGAGTCGGCCACCCGCGAGGCCATCGCGGCGTTCGGCCGCGGCGAGTGCTTCGTCGAGAAGTACCTCGACCAGCCGCGTCACGTCGAGACCCAGTGTCTCGCCGACGCCTACGGCAACGTGGTCGTGGTCTCCACGCGCGACTGCTCGCTGCAGCGCCGCCACCAGAAGCTCGTCGAGGAGGCGCCCGCGCCGTTCCTCACGCCCGAGCAGATGGAGAAGCTCTACTCGTCGTCCAAGGCCATCCTCAAGGAGGTCGGCTACCAGGGCGCGGGCACGTGCGAGTTCCTGATCGGCAAGGACGGCACCGTGTCGTTCCTCGAGGTCAACACCCGTCTTCAGGTCGAGCACCCGGTCTCCGAAGAGGTCACCGGCATCGACCTCGTGCGCGAGCAGTTCCGCCTCGCCGAGGGCGGCGAGCTGGACTACGACGACCCGGCTCCGCGCGGACACTCCTTCGAGTTCCGGATCAACGGCGAGGACGCCGGCCGCAACTTCATCCCCTCCCCGGGCCCCGTGCACGTGTTCAAGGCCCCCGGCGGCCCCGGCGTGCGCGTCGACAGCGGCATCCAGGCGGGCGACGTCATCAGCGGCGCCTTCGACTCCATGCTCGCGAAGCTCATCGTGACCGGCTCCAGCCGCGAGGAGGCGCTCGAGCGCTCCCGCCGCGCCCTCGAGGAGTTCGAGGTCGCCGGTCTGCCGACCGTCCTCCCCTTCCACCGCGCCATCGTGCGCGATCCGGCTTTCGCCCCGCAGGACGGCGAGCCGTTCTCGGTGTACACCCGCTGGATCGAGACCGAGTGGGTCAACGACATCGAGCCGTGGTCGGGCGAGCTGGGCGACCAGGCTGCCGCCGAGCGTCGCAGCAACGTCGTGGTGGAGGTCGAGGGCAAGCGGATCGAGGTGTCGCTGCCCGCACGCCTGCTCTCCGGCGGCGGTTCCGCCGGCGCAGCCGCCGCGGCCGCTCCGGCGCCGCGTCGCCGCGGTGCGGCGCACAGCGTCGAGACGGCGACCGGCGACTCGGTCACCGCTCCGATGCAGGCCACCGTCGTCAAGGTCGCGGTCGCGGACGGCGACCCGGTCGTCAAGGGTGACCTCGTGCTCGTCCTCGAAGCCATGAAGATGGAGCAGCCGCTCACCGCCCACAAGGACGGCACGGTCTCCGGCATCAACGCCGCGGTCGGCGAGACCGTCTCCTCCGGCCACCTGCTGCTCAACATCGTCTGA
- a CDS encoding LuxR family transcriptional regulator, translating into MVRVAIVDDHESVRLGLKAACQDAGYDVVVTAPTVDDFVSQLGSQECDVVVLDLSLGDGSKVTDNVKRAQATGAAVLVHSIADRVASVREALAAGAAGVIPKSSPTTTVISAIATVARGDVLNNLEWATAIDADSDFAKAQLGRRERDVLHLYASGLPLKAVAAQLGIANSTAREYLDRIRVKYVEVGRPAPTKVDLLRRAVEDGILPGLDPETGNERS; encoded by the coding sequence ATGGTGCGGGTGGCAATCGTCGACGATCACGAGTCCGTGCGCCTGGGGCTGAAGGCGGCCTGCCAGGACGCGGGGTACGACGTCGTCGTGACCGCTCCCACGGTGGACGACTTCGTGTCCCAGCTCGGCTCGCAGGAGTGCGACGTCGTCGTGCTGGACCTGTCGCTCGGCGACGGCTCGAAGGTCACCGACAACGTCAAGCGCGCGCAGGCGACCGGCGCGGCCGTGCTCGTGCACAGCATCGCGGACCGGGTGGCGAGCGTCCGGGAGGCGCTGGCCGCCGGCGCCGCGGGCGTCATCCCCAAGTCCTCCCCGACCACCACCGTGATCAGTGCGATCGCCACGGTCGCGCGCGGCGATGTGCTCAACAACCTGGAGTGGGCCACCGCGATCGACGCCGACAGCGACTTCGCGAAGGCCCAGCTCGGGCGCCGCGAGCGCGACGTGCTCCACCTCTACGCGTCCGGACTGCCCCTGAAGGCCGTGGCGGCGCAGCTCGGCATCGCGAACTCCACGGCTCGCGAGTACCTCGACCGCATCCGCGTCAAGTACGTCGAGGTCGGCCGGCCGGCGCCCACCAAGGTGGACCTCCTCCGCAGGGCGGTGGAGGACGGCATCCTCCCCGGGCTCGACCCGGAGACGGGCAATGAGCGTTCCTAG
- a CDS encoding septum formation inhibitor Maf, whose amino-acid sequence MTMRLYLASTSPARLALLRAAGIEPVVVPSHVDEPAAVAAAEAEHGPLNADAMVQLLARLKAEAVRGTLDGEPLDGLILGGDSAFAIDGAIHGKPHLPEIARERWLRQRGRTGVLHSGHWLIDHRDGRENAAAGAVATAAVTFADVTDAEIDAYVASGEPLEVAGAFTVDSLGGPFITRVEGDPSTVVGLSLSTLRDLVRELGVEWTSLWNRGH is encoded by the coding sequence GTGACCATGCGCCTCTACCTCGCCTCCACCTCCCCGGCCCGGCTCGCCCTGCTGCGGGCAGCGGGCATCGAGCCGGTGGTCGTCCCATCGCATGTCGACGAGCCGGCCGCCGTCGCCGCGGCCGAAGCCGAGCACGGACCGTTGAACGCGGACGCGATGGTGCAGCTGCTGGCGCGCCTGAAGGCGGAGGCGGTGCGCGGCACCCTCGACGGCGAGCCCCTCGACGGCCTGATCCTCGGCGGTGACTCCGCGTTCGCGATCGACGGCGCCATCCACGGCAAGCCGCACCTGCCGGAGATCGCCCGCGAGCGCTGGCTTCGGCAGCGCGGCCGGACCGGCGTGCTGCACTCCGGCCACTGGCTCATCGACCACCGCGACGGCCGAGAGAACGCCGCTGCGGGAGCCGTCGCCACCGCAGCCGTCACCTTCGCCGACGTGACCGACGCCGAGATCGACGCGTACGTCGCCAGTGGGGAGCCGCTGGAGGTAGCCGGCGCGTTCACCGTCGACAGCCTCGGCGGCCCGTTCATCACCCGGGTGGAGGGCGACCCGAGCACCGTCGTCGGGCTCTCGCTCTCGACGCTGCGCGACCTGGTGCGCGAGCTCGGCGTCGAGTGGACGTCGCTGTGGAATCGCGGCCACTGA